The proteins below are encoded in one region of Kazachstania africana CBS 2517 chromosome 6, complete genome:
- the KAFR0F02110 gene encoding uncharacterized protein (similar to Saccharomyces cerevisiae YOL070C; ancestral locus Anc_3.148), which yields MGTLSRLMSSIKGTPIGLGFSNLDLKVEKLKALKRIVDSLWKPTDDMILDPEHCQKEL from the coding sequence ATGGGTACCCTTTCCCGGTTAATGAGTTCAATTAAGGGGACACCTATCGGCCTTGGATTCTCCAATCTGGATTTGAAAGTAGAAAAGCTGAAGGCGTTGAAAAGAATAGTCGATTCATTATGGAAGCCAACAGATGATATGATTTTAGATCCAGAACATTGTCAGAAAGAACTGTGA
- the KAFR0F02060 gene encoding uncharacterized protein (similar to Saccharomyces cerevisiae YKL063C; ancestral locus Anc_2.599), giving the protein MQGGIRRKKDLLPRYKHNGNVRSKSFLTTPMKKILAYVTVLFFIFFLIRTGYSDFNKVPDYELDGNFGSLNSKDKHSNNEMLNNDIVKEKFNNEVAMQQETKNLENDITKPNALKDKLSNKNAQLDA; this is encoded by the coding sequence ATGCAAGGAGGcataagaagaaagaaagatcTATTACCTCGCTACAAACATAATGGTAATGTTAGATCGAAATCTTTCTTGACTACaccaatgaaaaaaattctagCTTACGTTACAGTATTattctttatattctttttgatTAGAACGGGTTATTCTGATTTTAATAAAGTACCTGATTATGAATTAGATGGTAATTTTGgatctttaaattcaaaagataaaCATTCGAACAATGAAATgttaaataatgatattgttaaagaaaaatttaataatgaagTGGCTATGCAACAAGAGACGAAAAActtagaaaatgatataacGAAACCAAAtgcattgaaagataagttatcaaataaaaatgctCAATTAGATGCCTAA
- the MTF2 gene encoding Mtf2p (similar to Saccharomyces cerevisiae MTF2 (YDL044C); ancestral locus Anc_3.147), whose product MLKRYVFKGTLGYRKLSYRYPPCKEAKQERETDIISSKNDDNNAESTSIQEKVIFGSIFERMQKKEEIMNRNMSKLLSSKKRGNELKITFGNDINPSDLNLVKFLKGEADKQREEKGNIMYNLFVNLEETLRKNKKNTLAKSDILGMNIDTKVQKPSLEIDFDRLESEERHKAALNNVMKPYINQLSTEINNDFDILEKIKDLMTLFLHRDRKQDLLLRKSPIEIIAHIQKHCSNTLRQLPEPYAVTLPYTVVKLLSDPQFEIPSDRKYTILMYVYQECKANVDLSLYLNLCTIDFYNLLLQLTWENFNEIYRLREITNEMEINGITGDIYTVELLDKIVNDLRTMNDNVLDEEDLDKMKKNALTIGVVWSKETETDLHLIENYVKNLKKALTASN is encoded by the coding sequence ATGCTGAAACGTTATGTTTTTAAAGGTACTCTAGGGTACCGGAAGTTGTCATACAGATACCCGCCATGTAAAGAAGCTAaacaagaaagagaaaCTGATATAATAAGCAGCAAGAACGATGATAATAATGCTGAAAGTACAAGCATACAAGAAAAAGTGATTTTTGGTAGTATATTCGAGAGAATGCAAAAGAAAGAGGAAATAATGAATCGCAATATGAGTAAACTGCTCTCGAGCAAGAAAAGGGgaaatgaattgaaaattacCTTTGGTAACGATATAAATCCATCTGACTTGAATTtggtgaaatttttgaaaggtGAAGCTGATAAGCAGAGAGAAGAGAAGGGAAATATAATGTACAATCTTTTTGTTAACCTTGAAGAGACATTACGcaagaataagaaaaacACTTTAGCCAAATCAGATATACTAGGGATGAATATTGATACGAAGGTCCAGAAACCCAGCTTAGAGATTGACTTCGATAGATTAGAATCCGAAGAGAGACATAAAGCTGCATTGAATAATGTTATGAAACCGTACATCAACCAGTTATCTACagaaatcaataatgattttgatatcttagagaaaataaaagatttaatGACACTTTTCTTACACAGAGACAGAAAACAAGATTTGCTCCTTAGAAAATCCccaattgaaattatagCGCATATCCAAAAACATTGTAGCAATACTCTCAGACAGTTGCCAGAACCTTATGCTGTAACTTTACCCTATACCGTtgtaaaattattatcagACCCCCAATTTGAGATTCCATCCGATAGAAAATATACCATCTTAATGTACGTATACCAAGAATGCAAGGCAAATGTAGATCTGTCACTATATTTAAATCTTTGCACCATTGATTTTTATAACTTATTATTACAATTAACATGGGAAAATTTCAACGAAATTTACAGGTTAAGAGAAATTACTAATGAAATGGAGATAAACGGTATTACAGGCGATATATATACGGTAGAATTGCTTGATAAGATTGTTAATGATCTAAGGACAATGAATGACAATGTCTTAGATGAAGAGGATTTGGataaaatgaagaaaaatgcCTTGACCATCGGAGTCGTTTGGTCCAAGGAAACAGAGACTGATCTTCATTTGATCGAGAATTatgtgaaaaatttgaaaaaagctCTGACGGCCTCAAACTGA
- the PRP11 gene encoding spliceosome assembly protein PRP11 (similar to Saccharomyces cerevisiae PRP11 (YDL043C); ancestral locus Anc_3.150), producing the protein MDYHNRAGSKKGGGGLASESHLKLQRRKQVDELLRQNEEIPYTFQKDEADDQTRKSPYIYKNHSGKLVCKLCNTMHVSWSSVERHLSGKKHGLNVIRRGKLGDAKFGDSKSGSNTELTEFELEVENARKTLKNNGIIPNCEIVSVKHPKTGLDGIAVKVDYSIEKAAQYDNSNEFPDIDYPPFIRIVSGLELSSEDDKDKKFLVIAYEPFDKIGIEIPNKEIIMQNEGYMQENSVDELNSTCTYWDEESKLFLVQFFFKNESDEVKTDEQTE; encoded by the coding sequence ATGGATTATCACAATAGAGCAGGCTCAAAAAAAGGTGGTGGTGGTCTTGCATCTGAATCACACTTAAAATTgcaaagaagaaaacaagTTGACGAGTTACTCAGACAAAATGAGGAGATCCCATACACTTTCCAAAAGGATGAAGCCGATGACCAGACGAGAAAGAGTCCGTATATCTACAAGAACCATTCAGGTAAATTAGTTTGCAAACTATGTAATACGATGCATGTCTCATGGAGTAGTGTCGAACGTCATTTGAGTGGTAAAAAACATGGTTTAAATGTTATTCGAAGAGGTAAACTAGGAGATGCCAAATTTGGTGACTCCAAAAGCGGGAGCAACACAGAACTGACTGAATTTGAGTTGGAAGTAGAAAATGCAAGAAAAACCTTGAAAAATAACGGTATTATTCCCAACTGTGAAATTGTCTCTGTTAAACATCCTAAAACAGGCCTTGACGGGATTGCAGTTAAAGTGGATTATAGCATCGAAAAAGCGGCGCAATACGATAATAGCAACGAATTTCCAGATATTGATTATCCACCTTTTATCAGAATAGTATCTGGTTTAGAATTATCATCCGAAGATGATAAAgacaagaaatttttagtTATTGCGTATGAACCATTTGACAAAATCGGAATTGAAATACCTAATAAGGAAATTATTATGCAGAATGAGGGCTACATGCAAGAAAATTCAGTCGATGAGCTGAATAGTACATGTACTTATTGGGATGAAGAGTCGAAATTGTTCTTGGTgcaattcttttttaagAATGAATCGGATGAAGTAAAAACAGATGAGCAAACCGAATAA
- the MRP10 gene encoding mitochondrial 37S ribosomal protein mS37 (similar to Saccharomyces cerevisiae MRP10 (YDL045W-A); ancestral locus Anc_3.145), with protein sequence MSGKPPVYRLPPLPRLRVKKPIIKQEPNRCLVLMSNLLQCWSSNGHMNPVCNSLVTELKACTMKPMQTNKEQKSNINYHAARLYNKISGKPND encoded by the coding sequence ATGTCTGGTAAACCTCCCGTGTATCGTCTGCCTCCTTTGCCGAGATTAAGGGTGAAGAAACCTATTATAAAACAAGAGCCAAATAGATGTCTCGTTCTCATGTCCAACCTTTTACAATGCTGGTCATCAAATGGTCATATGAACCCTGTATGCAACAGTCTGGTCACTGAACTGAAAGCATGCACTATGAAACCAATGCAAACTAATAAGGAACAGAAAAGCAATATTAACTACCATGCCGCAAGACTATATAACAAAATCAGTGGTAAACCGAACGACTAG
- the NAT1 gene encoding peptide alpha-N-acetyltransferase complex A subunit NAT1 (similar to Saccharomyces cerevisiae NAT1 (YDL040C); ancestral locus Anc_3.153), with protein sequence MKAKGKQAAKPKSASKPNAQENAQFLEALKLFEGKNYKKSIKILDPLLKKDPSYVDALALKGLDLFSIGEKTEAASLVTNAISKIKGTDASSICCHVLGIYMRNTKDYKGSINWFQASLANGSNNYQIYRDLATLQSQVGDFKGAEFSRQQYLSVAMGYRANWTGLAIAHDINNHPQEAVKLLTQFEKLTEGKIGPAEAYEDSECKMYKIDVMYRSAGSTKDKLYSALQQLEQEESKITDKFAVLETKASIYMKLGKFKEASIMYRTLISRNPDDFKYYTLLEASLGIQSNNKLRKALYEKLATFYPRCEPPNFIPLTFIEDEAVLKTRLDEYVLPQLKRGVPAAFSNVKPLYQKRKAIVPQLLEDSITTYFNKLDPMEHPGEYIWTCYYLSQHYLFTRNFTKAQEFIELAVNHTPTMVEFYIVKARVLKHIGLLNEAAETMEEARKLDLQDRFINCKTVKYYLRANNIEKAVEIASLFTKNDDAANGVKDLHLVEASWFILEQAEAYYRLYIENSKKLNELKNKNGSEEDEELKKQLQNLQWTVSKFEGLSLKRFLAISKFYKQFEDDQLDFHSYCMRKGTPRTYLEMLEWGKKLYTNPMYVRAMKGAATIYFDLHDRSLKRKNEDGEEAEDNKPLIKQGNKKAKKEETQASKRKEQEANEVRAYPTDQDSDVFGQKLLSTATPLADFNDHFFENYCEQVKDYERDYILEFEYHYRTGKLALCLGSLTKLVKRDADIKKSGIFAAIAIKLLLATREATPFDAVAKKVVIRGFETEFEDFPINEVENEQFDWLNYFQENFENISINSLLFLNKIDSLDKLKIKNLILEKTANADPYTQINILQYKL encoded by the coding sequence ATGAAGGCAAAGGGTAAACAGGCAGCGAAGCCTAAATCTGCATCAAAACCTAATGCGCAGGAAAATGCACAATTCCTCGAGGCTTTGAAACTATTTGAAGGTAAAAACTAcaagaaatcaattaaGATATTGGACCctcttttgaagaaagatcCCTCTTATGTAGATGCTCTAGCATTGAAAGGGCtagatttattttcaattggtGAAAAAACTGAAGCGGCATCTTTAGTCACAAATGCAATCAGTAAGATCAAAGGCACCGATGCTTCCTCAATTTGTTGCCATGTACTTGGTATCTATATGAGAAATACTAAAGACTACAAGGGATCCATCAATTGGTTTCAAGCTTCTTTAGCTAATGGCTCCAacaattatcaaatttatagGGATCTCGCTACATTGCAATCTCAAGTGGGCGACTTCAAAGGAGCTGAATTTTCTCGTCAACAATACCTATCAGTTGCAATGGGATATCGTGCCAACTGGACTGGTTTAGCTATCGCCCATGATATCAATAACCATCCTCAAGAGGCTGTTAAACTCCTAACACAATTTGAGAAACTAACTGAAGGAAAAATTGGCCCCGCTGAAGCTTATGAGGACAGTGAATGTAAGATGTACAAGATTGATGTCATGTACAGGTCTGCTGGATCTACCAAAGACAAACTTTACAGTGCTTTACAGCAATTGGAACAGGAAGAATCAAAGATTACTGACAAATTTGCAGTTTTGGAAACAAAAGCATCTATTTACATGAAGTTAGGCAAGTTCAAAGAAGCTTCCATCATGTACAGAACTTTAATCAGCAGAAATCCAGAcgatttcaaatattacaCATTACTTGAAGCTTCCTTGGGTATTCAGAGTAACAATAAATTGAGAAAGGCATTATATGAAAAACTCGCTACATTCTACCCTAGATGTGAACCACCGAATTTTATTCCTTTGACATTTATTGAGGATGAAGCTGTACTCAAAACTAGACTCGATGAATATGTGTTACCACAATTGAAGAGAGGTGTACCAGCTGCATTCTCAAATGTAAAACCCTTATaccaaaaaagaaaagctaTTGTTCCTCAATTACTGGAAGATTCAATCACAacatatttcaataaattagaTCCAATGGAACATCCAGGTGAATACATTTGGACCTGTTATTACTTGTCTCAACATTATTTATTCACCAGAAATTTCACAAAGGCTCAAGAGTTCATTGAACTGGCAGTGAATCATACTCCAACTATGGTTGAATTCTACATCGTTAAAGCACGTGTTTTGAAACACATTGGACTATTAAATGAGGCTGCAGAAACAATGGAAGAAGCCAGAAAATTAGATTTACAAGACAGATTTATCAATTGTAAAACAGTTAAATATTACTTAAGAGCAAATAATATCGAAAAAGCCGTCGAAATTGCTTCATTATTCACTAAGAATGATGATGCAGCTAATGGCGTTAAAGACTTACATTTGGTTGAAGCATCCTGGTTCATTTTGGAACAGGCAGAGGCGTATTACAGATTatacattgaaaattcgaaaaaattaaatgaattgaaaaataagaatggatctgaagaagatgaagaattaaagaaGCAACTTCAAAACCTACAATGGacagtttcaaaattcgaAGGTTTATCACTAAAGAGATTTTTGGcaatttcgaaattttataaacaatttgaagatgaccAACTGGACTTCCATTCTTATTGTATGAGAAAGGGAACACCTAGAACATACTTGGAAATGTTAGAATGGGGTAAGAAGTTGTATACCAATCCAATGTATGTTCGTGCAATGAAGGGAGCGGCAACGATATACTTTGATCTTCATGATAGatcattgaaaaggaagaatGAAGATGGCGAAGAAGCAGAAGACAATAAACCTCTCATCAAGCAAGGTAATAAAAAGGCAAAGAAAGAGGAAACTCAAGCCAGTAAACGTAAAGAGCAGGAAGCCAATGAAGTTAGAGCCTATCCAACTGATCAAGACTCTGATGTGTTTGGACAGAAATTACTTTCTACTGCTACTCCATTAGCCGATTTCAATgatcatttttttgaaaactaCTGTGAACAAGTGAAGGACTACGAAAGAGATTATATTCTTGAATTCGAATATCATTATAGAACGGGCAAATTGGCATTATGTCTTGGTTCCTTAACTAAACTTGTTAAGAGAGATGCTGATATTAAGAAATCAGGAATTTTTGCTGCTATAGCCATAAAGTTGTTATTAGCCACAAGAGAAGCCACACCATTCGATGCTGTCGCCAAGAAAGTCGTCATTAGAGGATTTGAAACTGAATTCGAAGACTTTCCTATcaatgaagttgaaaatgaacaatTCGATTGGCTCAATTACTTCCAagaaaactttgaaaacATTAGCATAAATTCTTTACTGTTTTTGAATAAGATCGATTCCTTggacaaattgaaaatcaagaatCTTATCTTGGAAAAGACTGCCAATGCAGACCCATACACTCAAATAAATATCCTACAATATAAACTGTAA
- the SIR2 gene encoding NAD-dependent histone deacetylase SIR2 (similar to Saccharomyces cerevisiae SIR2 (YDL042C) and HST1 (YOL068C); ancestral locus Anc_3.151), with product MVTLSLGTTTFADQQRQKQQETREYGRKAIPLFHTGDDDDDDDNNDNDDDDDSVIHKDKKLKTTNDGNSIKFLSTVKPTDKNRDEKEIIKLENMPAEVDISRYNNSTTNKSLKPIEPKNPILILKNKLNNKYLLPDITREDTLNARMCLKYYGIRQFLDKYLPDELNSLYLYFLIKLLGFELKDTILLKAISMNVQQNSTEINVSDLSSTQIDDPLDKRQTVQLIKDLQKAFNKILATRIRLLSFNRIEDLVTKLHSASNIIVLTGAGVSTSLGIPDFRSSEGFYSQIKYLGLDDPQEVFSYDHFMRDPSIFYSIAKMVLPPENMYSPLHSFIKMLHDKGKLLRNYTQNIDNLESYAGIPPERLIQCHGSFATASCVTCHFQLPGEKIFKKIRNVEVPLCPYCYDRRKEYFPTNEPNATNISNVPRSYGVIKPDITFFGEALPSKFHKSIRHDLTQCDLLICIGTSLKVAPVSEIVNMLPAHVPQVLINRDPVKHTDFDLSLLGYCDDIASAITQKCGWDIPHEKWEKELKTKKFEYVGNERGVYTFEHK from the coding sequence ATGGTGACTCTTTCTCTCGGTACTACCACTTTTGCTGATCAGCAGAGACAAAAACAACAGGAAACACGAGAGTACGGAAGAAAGGCCATTCCCTTATTCCATACtggtgatgatgatgacgatgatgataataatgacaacgatgatgacgatgattCAGTGATACATAAGgacaaaaaattgaaaacgaCGAATGATGgcaattcaataaaatttttgtccACTGTTAAGCCTACAGATAAAAATAGagatgaaaaggaaataatcaaattaGAAAACATGCCAGCTGAAGTCGATATATCACGTTATAATAACAGCACTACCAATAAGTCCCTAAAGCCCATTGAACCCAAGAATCCAATactgatattgaaaaataaattaaataataaatatctTTTACCGGACATTACTAGAGAGGATACTTTAAATGCTAGAATGTGCCTGAAATATTATGGTATAAGAcaatttttggataaatatttaccaGACGAACTAAATTCGTTATATTTATACtttttgatcaaattattaGGCTTTGAACTTAAAGACACAATATTACTCAAGGCAATAAGCATGAATGTGCAACAAAATTCCACAGAAATAAATGTTTCAGATCTTTCCAGCACACAAATCGACGATCCTCTGGACAAGAGGCAGACTGTTCAACTGATCAAAGATTTACAGAAAGCTTTTAACAAGATTCTTGCCACAAGAATAAGATTGTTAAGTTTCAACCGAATTGAAGATCTTGTCACAAAATTACATTCTGCCAGTAATATCATAGTCCTGACTGGTGCAGGGGTATCAACTTCATTAGGTATCCCAGATTTCAGATCTTCTGAAGGTTTCTATTcacaaatcaaatatttgggtCTCGATGACCCACAAGAGGTTTTCAGTTATGACCATTTCATGAGAGATCcctcaattttttatagtATTGCTAAGATGGTTTTGCCCCCAGAAAACATGTACTCTCCACTGCATAGTTTCATCAAGATGCTACATGATAAAGGaaaattattaagaaattatacacaaaatattgataatcTTGAATCGTATGCGGGTATACCACCTGAGAGACTAATTCAATGTCACGGTTCATTTGCAACGGCATCTTGTGTCACTTGCCATTTTCAACTACCTGgtgagaaaatttttaagaaaattagAAATGTAGAGGTTCCCTTATGTCCATATTGCTACGATAGGAGGAAAGAATACTTCCCAACTAATGAACCGAATGCCACCAACATTTCAAATGTGCCAAGATCATATGGGGTAATAAAACCGGACATAACGTTTTTTGGAGAGGCGTTACCTTCAAAGTTTCATAAGAGTATACGCCATGATTTAACACAATGTGACCTTTTAATCTGTATCGGAACAAGTTTGAAGGTGGCGCCCGTCTCAGAAATCGTCAACATGCTACCTGCCCATGTTCCTCAAGTCTTGATAAATAGAGATCCAGTGAAACATACAGATTTTGATCTGTCGCTCTTGGGCTACTGTGACGATATTGCTTCAGCCATAACACAAAAATGTGGCTGGGATATTCCTCATGAAAAATGGGAGAAAGAACTGaagacaaagaaatttgaatacGTTGGAAATGAAAGAGGTGTATATACCTTTGAACATAAATAA
- the MSN4 gene encoding stress-responsive transcriptional activator MSN4 (similar to Saccharomyces cerevisiae MSN4 (YKL062W) and MSN2 (YMR037C); ancestral locus Anc_2.598) translates to MNSQDIEQQDLFDSNALDIRKRTTMDEQFNIYNTTLSDDLIDFKYLDSIDFSNVNLDYTFVNNNHNDDTSSTPTTPAKGNYIFSNSNKYSLPSPSLSSSATKLNTASNSSTHLGNSPADFNTLIESLNQNKQDTASSFIDFDNLAKSPIENVDNFFNELLSEENNVNSLPMQRSISKILKSSETTNSTSFPTDNDLSQALNDYSFNFNIKKTDGDLFQLSSPKQTFVNPSLVNNISTIDSNILLSKNENFPTVDNNTSFYTTKNSKVLKRKSASSIPNIRRQSIVDIHKNRRQSTIGTSTSDIGNDEDLDKQFKCSECEKGFKRSEHLKRHFRSVHSNERPFPCMLCEKKFSRSDNLSQHLKTHKKHGDF, encoded by the coding sequence ATGAATTCACAAGATATTGAACAACAAGACTTATTCGATAGCAACGCTTTAGATATAAGGAAACGTACAACCATGGACGAacaattcaatatttataaTACTACCCTCTCTGATGATTTGAtagatttcaaatatttggacTCAATTGACTTTTCAAACGTAAATCTAGATTATACCTTCGTTAATAACAATCATAACGATGATACATCCTCGACTCCAACCACCCCAGCAAAAGGTAACTACATTTTCTCAAATTCaaacaaatattctttACCATCTCCATCTTTATCTTCGTCTGCTACAAAATTGAACACTGCTAGTAATAGTTCCACTCATTTAGGCAACAGTCCCGCGGATTTCAATACACTAATTGAATCTTTAAACCAAAACAAGCAAGATACTGCGTCAtcatttattgattttgataatctaGCAAAGAGTCCTATCGAAAATGTGGACAACTTctttaatgaattattatcGGAGGAAAATAATGTAAATTCTTTACCAATGCAAAGAAGTATCAGTAAAATTCTCAAGTCTTCAGAGACTACCAATAGTACATCGTTCCCCACCGACAACGATTTGAGCCAGGCGCTCAATGATTATAgctttaatttcaatatcaagaaGACAGATGGTGATCTATTCCAATTGAGTTCTCCAAAACAGACATTTGTCAATCCTTCTTTAGTGAATAATATTTCCACTATCGATTCTAATATCTTACTCTCAAAGAACGAGAACTTTCCAACGGTGGATAACAATACATCATTTTATACTACCAAGAACAGTAAGGTCCTCAAACGTAAATCAGCTTCCTCGATACCTAATATCAGAAGACAGTCTATAGTTGATATTCACAAAAATAGACGACAGTCAACGATTGGTACCAGTACTAGTGATATCGGGAATGACGAAGATTTAGATAAACAGTTCAAATGCTCTGAGTGTGAGAAAGGTTTCAAGAGGAGTGAGCATCTTAAAAGGCACTTTAGATCGgttcattcaaatgaaaGACCCTTCCCATGTATGCTATGTGAAAAGAAGTTCAGTCGGAGTGATAATCTCTCTCAGCATTTGAAGACACATAAGAAACATGGTGACTTCTAA
- the RTG1 gene encoding Rtg1p (similar to Saccharomyces cerevisiae RTG1 (YOL067C); ancestral locus Anc_3.152): MDTIPETLSSSVKSTTSNTFQNDRKRRDNINERIQELLTLIPSEFFADYYNGSAGTDSSGPGTMSDTPGSAAKAKGTGTKDGKPNKGQILTQAVEYITNLQNQVDIKNREEIELMMKVQSLIKKTGAIIKDINLDNTSAEVELAKIGVGPLAGTAEQTADSKSNEIMNSNGYSEYD; this comes from the coding sequence ATGGACACCATTCCGGAGACGCTGTCATCATCAGTGAAGTCTACAACGAGCAACACATTTCAGAACGACCGCAAACGTCGAGATAATATAAACGAGAGAATACAAGAACTGTTGACACTGATACCATCAGAATTCTTTGCAGACTACTATAATGGAAGCGCAGGTACGGATTCCAGTGGTCCAGGTACAATGAGCGATACACCAGGATCTGCCGCAAAGGCAAAGGGTACCGGCACAAAAGATGGTAAGCCAAACAAGGGCCAGATCTTGACGCAGGCAGTTGAATACATCACGAATCTGCAAAACCAAGTGGACATAAAAAACAGGGAAGAAATAGAACTAATGATGAAAGTGCAGTCACTGATCAAGAAGACGGGTGCCATAATAAAGGATATCAATCTGGATAATACCAGCGCGGAAGTGGAACTGGCGAAGATTGGTGTTGGACCATTAGCAGGAACCGCGGAACAGACTGCAGATTCCAAATCTAACGAAATCATGAATAGCAACGGTTACAGTGAATACGACTGA
- the FAD1 gene encoding FMN adenylyltransferase (similar to Saccharomyces cerevisiae FAD1 (YDL045C); ancestral locus Anc_3.146): protein MTLARISETCYKITKSYLNLTNRTSIITETQNAINLTRHILINDVFTRWSPLNGEISFSYNGGKDCQVLLLLYLSCLWEFFVVKANESQFDFKYHRFPMTQLPTVFINSEETWPTLENFMNYTQKRYHLSLYESMKDDDRYNKSMSMSDAFQDFLYKNPVTKAIVIGIRHTDPFGEHLKSIQKTDSNWPDFIRLQPLLHWKLGNIWSFLLFSNEPICGLYNYGFTSIGNVHETKPNPFLKIENSSNDIELPFSREISNSFNPEMRNDNNIVNFSEIDGTDKEWLLQYSGNYLPGWYLTDDSLERAGRFKKPKA, encoded by the coding sequence atgacATTGGCAAGAATATCTGAGACTTGCTATAAGATTACCAAATCGTACCTTAACTTGACGAATAGGACAAGCATCATTACTGAAACACAAAATGCTATTAATTTGACTAGACACATTCTGATAAATGATGTATTCACCCGATGGAGTCCATTAAATggagaaatttctttttcttataatGGTGGTAAAGATTGTCAGgtgttattattgttgtatCTAAGTTGTTTGTGGGAGTTTTTCGTTGTAAAAGCTAACGAGTCACAATTCGATTTCAAATACCATCGTTTCCCCATGACGCAGTTACCAACAGTTTTTATTAATTCAGAGGAGACATGGCCAACATTGGAGAATTTTATGAATTATACGCAGAAGAGGTATCATCTATCGCTATACGAATCAAtgaaagatgatgatagaTATAATAAGAGTATGTCGATGTCAGATGCGTTCCAAGATTTCCTGTACAAAAATCCAGTCACTAAGGCCATAGTAATTGGAATAAGACACACTGATCCATTTGGCGAGCATTTAAAATCTATTCAAAAGACGGACTCTAATTGGCCTGATTTCATTAGATTACAACCTTTATTGCATTGGAAGCTAGGAAATATATGGAGTTTCCTGCTATTTTCGAATGAACCAATCTGTGGACTTTACAATTATGGATTTACTTCTATTGGTAACGTTCATGAAACGAAACCGAAtccatttttgaagattgaaaatagcTCAAATGACATCGAGCTTCCATTCTCACGGgaaatttccaattctttcaatcCAGAAATGAGAAATGATAACAACATCGTCAACTTTTCTGAGATTGATGGTACTGACAAGGAATGGCTGCTTCAGTATTCTGGGAATTATTTACCGGGATGGTATTTAACGGATGATTCATTAGAAAGGGCAGGTAGATTTAAAAAGCCCAAGGCTTAG